A single Mytilus trossulus isolate FHL-02 chromosome 12, PNRI_Mtr1.1.1.hap1, whole genome shotgun sequence DNA region contains:
- the LOC134693507 gene encoding uncharacterized protein LOC134693507: MSALSSVPAVLKLNHAPRDSMGPFNHDDGSTKSYDIPLKPFKANYNTPTLGDILRGADSITSITFNSSVLHKITDSGQDDEHVGKSPSTASRLSPYRNIASPSYNTLLTSAANARPVYNTNRSAGSSKNENQIIEDSESIPDSMKLKGSKYKVKDNNSSASKESKNHLSKKGRRSRKRSRSAIGRSKGQNVVDRLYQPPQNNGAKTPSGKPDIKLKPQPNDIRDPSIGNGLSLGAMQISLCKPVTIHNNKPDRRDTKSEVPRRYSERVYTASTSKSLVQKEIVDVPKEAVVLPLVTNSSLVKSITQTEIARRTNNFFSPSTNKLPMHMGGSSIKNQNQSDSANKVTKIYLSDKHSGTVKDCGIEMPCAPPATPTPEQMRKVEYIPSLTDIRSQRAVKVKLQVLEKEAQKRMEKQQIERDKIEKQNKKLMEKDLKQQQRLQIYALNKVMTELENSRFKEFCAKKGIKMS; this comes from the exons ATGTCTGCTTTGTCATCAGTTCCCGCAGTTTTAAAGCTCAATCATGCACCAAGGGACTCAATGGGTCCCTTCAATCACGATGATGGAAGTACAAAATCTTATGATATTCCATTAAAACCATTCAAAGCAAATTATAACACACCAACACTTGGTGATATTCTTCGAGGTGCTGATTCAATAACAAGCATTACATTTAATTCCTcagttcttcataaaataactGATTCAGGTCAAGATGATGAACATGTAGGAAAATCTCCATCAACTGCTTCAAGATTGTCCCCTTATAGAAATATTGCCTCGCCATCATACAACACCCTATTGACGTCAGCCGCTAATGCAAGACCAGTATACAATACTAACAGGTCAGCTGGGAGTTCAAAGAATGAAAATCAGATCATAGAAGATTCAGAAAGTATACCAGATAGTATGAAGCTTAAAGGCAGTAAATATAAAGTGAAAGATAATAACTCCTCTGCTTCCAAGGAGTCGAAAAATCATTTAAGCAAAAAAG GTAGAAGAAGCAGGAAAAGATCAAGATCAGCGATTGGAAGAAGTAAAGGTCAGAATGTTGTAGACCGACTTTATCAACCACCACAAAATAATGGTGCAAAGACACCATCTGGTAAACCAGATATTAAATTAAAGCCACAACCAAATGATATAAGAGATCCCTCTATTGGTAATGGATTAAGTCTTGGTGCTATGCAAATATCTTTATGTAAACCTGTAACTATTCATAATAATAAACCAGATAGGAGAGACACGAAATCTGAAGTGCCGAGAAGGTATAGTGAAAGAGTTTATACTGCGTCCACCTCAAAATCTCTTGTTCAGAAAGAAATTGTGGATGTTCCGAAAGAAGCTGTGGTTTTACCTCTTGTAACGAATAGTTCACTTGTAAAATCAATAACACAGACTGAAATTGCTAGAAGAACAAACAACTTCTTCTCACCGTCAACAAATAAACTCCCAATGCATATGGGAGGATCATcgattaaaaatcaaaaccagTCTGATAGTGCTAACAAAGTGACTAAAATTTATCTTTCTGACAAACACTCAGGGACAGTGAAGGATTGTGGGATTGAAATGCCATGTGCACCACCTGCCACCCCTACTCCAG AACAAATGAGGAAGGTGGAATATATACCTAGTCTAACTGATATCAGA TCCCAGAGAGCAGTAAAAGTTAAATTACAGGTGCTAGAGAAAGAAGCTCAGAAAAGAATGGAAAAGCAACAGATTGAAAGAGACAAAATAGAAAAGCAGAACAAAAAACTGATggaaaaagatttaaaacaacaacagaGGTTGCAG atttATGCACTGAATAAAGTAATGACAGAGTTGGAGAATTCAAGATTTAAAGAATTCTGTGCCAAGAAAGGAATAAAGATGTCTTGA